A genomic stretch from Hemibagrus wyckioides isolate EC202008001 linkage group LG02, SWU_Hwy_1.0, whole genome shotgun sequence includes:
- the LOC131363899 gene encoding scavenger receptor cysteine-rich domain-containing group B protein-like codes for MRNLHLALMLVGVLRASLLADGVNIRLVGGNNNCSGRVEILQYGKWGTVCDDDWDRNDAEVVCRQLGCGKAVTAHQNAHFGQGSGPILLTHVQCSGNESSITQCFYRGFGTHNCNHGEDAGVTCSGDMRLIGGTDFCSGRVEILHDGQWGTVCDNDWDLNDAEVVCRQLGCGKAVTAHQNAHFGQGSGPVLLNNIQCSGSESRITQCSHRGFGSHDCSHGEDAGVSCLGTEKQRISSNTVLY; via the exons ATGAGGAATCTTCATCTCGCTTTAATGCTCG TCGGTGTTCTTAGAGCTTCTCTGCTGGCTG ATGGCGTTAACATACGACTCGTTGGTGGCAACAACAACTGCTCTGGTAGAGTGGAGATCCTGCAATATGGgaagtggggaacagtgtgtgatgatgactggGACCGGaatgatgcagaggtggtgtgtagacagcttggatgtggtaaagcGGTCACCGCTCATCAAAATGCCCACTTTGGTCAGGGAAGTGGCCCAATTTTGCTGACTCATGTTCAGTGTTCTGGAAATGAAAGCAGCATCACACAGTGCTTTTATAGAGGATTTGGAACACACAACTGCAAccatggtgaagatgctggtgttacttgctcag GTGACATGCGTCTCATTGGTGGCACCGACTTCTGCTCTGGTAGAGTGGAAATCCTgcatgatggtcagtggggaacagtgtgtgataatgactgggacctgaatgatgcagaggtggtgtgtagacagcttggatgtggtaaagcGGTCACCGCTCATCAAAATGCCCACTTTGGTCAGGGAAGTGGCCCAGTTTTGCTGAATAATAttcagtgttctggaagtgaaagcagaatcacacagtgctctcatagAGGATTTGGATCACACGACTGCAGccatggtgaagatgctggtgttTCTTGCTTAGGTACAGAAAAGCAAAGAATCAGCTCAAACacagttttatattaa